TTTGTAGCATCCATTTGTGATTGTCGAGTTGATTTGATCTTCCTGGGAGACCAAGGCCCTGAAAGCATGACTTTGTTAGAATTACTAGCCACAGTCGCTTCAATCCATGTGCTTTATTTTTGAAGGCTTTGCTTAGCCATGGATCTCTTGCAACTTAGGCCAGGGGATGCTCTACAACAAGCTCTTTAGAATAAGACAACTTCTCTCTTTTCTTGGGGAAAAAAGCTCtgtctggccaccctctctcttgTGGTATCTATGTTTTTAGTCCACACAAACTCTAACCCTAAAGCACCTCCCCTAGGAATTTATGGAGGAGGGAGGTGCCAAGGTTTCCTTGGGTGCTTCCACTTAGGCCCTTAGAGTCAAGTTGGACTCTTAACAAAAGGAGGGGGGCATCCCTTGTTGCCTCTTACATGATATTGCACTCCCCTAAGGAATAAGCCATCATATAGTGGGtaaagagagaaagggaggggTGGCCTCGCATACTTGGTTGCCCACTAATTGGACCTAGTCCAAGTTGGCCTAGTTTGAGCTCTAATCTGGTCTTTCTTGACCTGACTAGCATAAATCTGTACTTAGGCTATTTTTTTAGCTCAATTAAAGATctattaattctcaattaaatttagatctttcttaatctaatttaaagaTTATTTATTGAGAGAATGGTTAACCAGAATCTCGTACCAACTAGCATGTAGATAGATGGCATGTGCTAGATGCATTAGGGATGGGTCAACTCAGGTTCTTGCTCACTAATGACTTGCTCCTAAAGATCCATTATTGTTACACATTAGCGACGTGGTTTGATACCCATATTGCGTTGCTGGACCTGGGTGAGTTAGAAtaaaactagttggtgtctcagTTCTTgcatgagttttatattttaattcagtTACCCATAATTCCAATGTCCTTGTATAACCATTGATAATCAATTTGGGGGAATCAAAGCCCGAGTGTGCCTCCTTGTAAGTGCAAGAATTAGTATCATCACAATCAGGAGTGATAAGAAAAACCCCACCTAAATAGGGTGAACTACTTAAGCATTTGCCTTACTCTCTGTCTTCTTTTTATAGGAAGTGGATCCTTTGAGGGTGCAACATGGTTTCGAGTTTTTAAGGCATCTGATTTCTCTTTTCCTTCAAGCCCACATCCTGGAGATTTTGATTAGAGAAAATCACATCCTTTTCGAGGACATTTCTGTTCATGAAGAATTTTTGGTCCTCTTTATTGTAGAAGTCCTTTGTTTTTTTAGGTACCTCACGAAGTAATATAAGTCATCTTGTGCTTCCAACTTATTAGGTTTAAATTTCTTTACATAAGCAAGGCCTAAATTGTGTCAAGCTAGGCTTTGTTCCATGCCACATTTCATATGGAGTCAACCTTGCTGACTAAGTTGGAATGCAATTTAAAATTTGCATTGCACTTTGAAGTGCATTATTCCATAGAAAGAAGACAACTTAGGATGACTTATCATGGATGTGGCCATATCCATGAAGGTCTTATTGTGTCATCCAAGTGTAGTTCCCGGGGAGGCAATACCATCATCTCTCAAATAATTTAAGAACTCCTTGGAGAGATACTCTCCTCGATCCAAACGTAGAGCCTTGATTTTTGTTTCCAGGCTCTTTTCCACTAAGGTTCTATATTCGTTAAACCTTTCAAAGGAATTAGACTTGTAGCACATGAGGTAGATAATTCCATACATTGAACAATCATCTGGAAAAGTAATGAAATACTGAAATCCATCTTGTCACACTCAATGTTCCACACACATCAAAGTGAACTAACTCTAAGGGTTCCTTGGCATTCTCTCCATTAGTGTTTCTTGGTCATCTTGCACATAAGGCATGAGCTACATGTTGGCCGGGGTTGGGCATTGAAGACATTCAATGAATGGTCCATCCTTAATCAACCTTTGAATCCTATGAAAATTGGTATGACCCTaccttgcatgccatatatcagtGGAATTGCTTAAATTGCCCCTTCTTTTCCAAGTTCCATAGCTCTCAATCACATACACATCACCACGACCTATTATAGAAGGCACATTGAGGATATATAACTCATAACGTAACCTCCATTAGCAATAATAgacttattaaattttttaattaagataTTACCAAAAATAAATTACAATCACTTTCAACATATTTGCttgtagaaataatatttttacgaATATGTGGTGTGTATAGTAGGATAAGTCTATGATTAGTAAGATTCAAGAGTACATCTTCTATGGCTACTATTGAAATCTTCACTTAGGATCCCAACTTAAGTGGCATTTTACTATCCTTCAAGGACTTGCTCCTATAGAATCCTTGCAAAGAGTTACAAACATGGACCATAGACCCTGAATCTACAATTCAAGAATTAGGAAATCTAGTTAAGGTGACTTTAACTATTATATAAACATCAAAACAAGGTTTACAATCttgatcaaggttttaaatcctatggGATGGTGGTGTCCTGGTTTCTTCATGGAATGAGATGCCCCACTATCCTGCCCTGTCCTGGCGGTAGCCCTAGTCATGCATCCCGGTAGCTATCCACTATatctctccccttcttttctttctttctttttcttttcttctttctttcgttcgtctttctttttcttctatcttgctttctttccttttttttttctatctcatatcgcttcctttatttcttttttcctttcattcttctttctctttcctttttgccttctttcctttctttctttttcttcttcttttctttcttttctttttcttcttcttctttcctttcacttttttcttttcttcatctttccttcctttcatctttcttcttctcttccctcaTGGATGACCCCATCCCAGTCCCATTTTCTTACAAGAACAGGATGGAATAGCTGAGACGCCCCTCATCTCGTTGGGACTTAAAACCTTGATCTCCATATCGGACCCTATATCAGTGCCATCTTAGTGCATTGTCAGTGTGCCCAATATAGAGGTCGAGTCGGCAGCACTGATGCTTGATAACATTCACATTGCATAATAGTTTGATAACCGCATGGTACAATATGTCTGATACGCACTGGCAGACCGGTATGCTGTACCATAATCATATAAACTGGATGATGCATGTTTATAAATTGCCATATACCACGTTACCATCGTGATTGACATTGGCCATATGGGGCTTTGCCTCATGACGCTTTATGTTATTAACCATTAGGGTGGGAATCCTGGATCACTTGTGAGCTGTGATCCATCTTGTCGGTTTTGTTCCGACTCTGAGCCAATTCCAACATCTTATGAGCATATCTTAGACCTTGAAGTTGGCCTTTGATACTCCTAGagaatcataaaaattatcttcctAGCCTTATAATTATCCCGATATTATTGGAGTCAGCAATGTTTCCATTTGAGGCTTCTTTTTTTGCTGGCTCTTGTGGCTTCTCTATGTTTAACATTTTGGAGGCACCCTCATTGATAATAGGGCTTACAATCAATTATAGCCATACAATTCAATCATACCCATAATCACTACAATCACTTGATTAAGGCCTTCTCCACAAGGCTAGCTCCTATAGTggcaatttttagttatttttgtaaGTTCGACTCATCTTGTGTGATCTATCAACATGATCACCCACCATATTCAATTTCCTAACGAATGAACTTTGTTTCTCCTAACATATCAGGTAGGCTTATGAGGTACTAGTGACTCTTCTCATgctttcttttcatcctatctgtCTATTCAATGATCTACTTATGATGGGTCCCTGATTACTTgcattcttttttcttctcccctCTTTGTTCTTTTTTCTTGCCCATCCATTAGAGTGCCTTCCTTTGATGCATATATGAGGTTTGCTATTAGAGGGCGATTCTTTTTTCAGAAAAGGGTTTGTTTTCCCATCCAATTTTCAATTTTTAGGGCCCTGTAGTGATCGTGGAGTGGTTCAGATTGGTTAGAGGACAAAAACAACTTCAAGAATCATGTTGGAGCAAAAGCTACCTCAGCTGTGGATAATGTTTACAAAGGGTGATGATCTGTGCGAAATGGCTAGTCCTTGTTGAATTATTACAGTTTTCAGAACTTCTTGTAGTCTTGAAATGGTTGTGCTGTATTCATGATTTTGTTGCGCCTGGCTGTCTTTTTCTTTTGTTGCTTTTAGCAAAATAATACTCATTCAATGAATATTAAATGGATCGTGGGCCTTATTCTGTATTGTTATACCGAGCTTAGAAATCAGAATCTTGTTTACAGCTTCAAGTAATTCTCTACTATCTACTTGGGCTTATATAGTTAGAAACTTAGAATCATGACCAACTCCTCTTCTCCTCTCTAATTGAGTtcgcctcttctctttctttttaaacagATCCAATACTAAATTTTGTTGTCTCTCTCATTTTTACAATTAGCAGCTCACCTAGCATCAATGTTCTTACCTTTTCTTTCATTTTCCAGCTATGGACTAGCACAGTTggtgtctaatttagttaagatGGCAATGAAAGGAAAAATGAAAAATTTCAGTTTCTGTTTCCGATCTGGCATCTTTTTTTCATTTCAATGCACATAAAAAAGGAGTGACTATTGTCATGGATTTTATTTCTTTTGTCTAGGAACATTAGAGTTGGAGGAATAGTGAACACAAATGcctataattttgaaattttaaatggcCAAGGATGGGGTTCATCATGGAGCCATGTGATGTTATCTTAATCAAGTTGAATAACACTGATCAGCATTGAATTTGACTGTTGGGCCTTCTGTGCCAATGGATTGGTGGGGTTATTGTTGGTAACTTGTTTGCAGGCTTGTTATTATGTTTCCATTCTCACATACTAAAGTTAAATTGAGTAAATCTTTGGATTTCCTGATATTTGATCTCTTTGGTTGATGATATGTAGTCTGATTGACTAATATCAGCATCAAATTTCTGCAGCATTATCATCTGACCCTCAACCAGAAGCAGAGATTTCTAGTTTCTCTTAAAGCTCAGAAGAAGATTAACTGCAGACCACTTATAATCAGATCGGCATTAAAGAAGCTACAGTCAGATGTTAGTAATGGTGACAATGGAGCAACAGAACCTGCAAGGGTTCTTCTTGAGAGACTGTTTACAAAGACCCAGAAACTGGAAGAGATGGTGAATAGAGATTCCAGTCTTTCTGATGATGCTGAACTGAACATGAACCTCGAAATCTTGGAATCGGACCTTCAAGCTGCATTGTCAGTCctgaggaagaaggaagaagatctTCAGGATGCTGAGAGGAGAGTATTAGTTGAGCAAACCAAATTAAACCTGACAAAACAGGACTTAGAGAGACAAGAGGAAGAGATTACTACTGCATTTGATAAGCAACTACAAATGGAAGAAGACCTGAAGAAGGCTAACAGTGACCTAGCTTCTCAAGCCAGTCAGATTGGAGATCTAAAACTGTTGGTTGAGGAACAAGGGGTGAAAATTGCCAGTTTACAAGTTTCACTTTCTCAGAAGGAAGATTTATTGGAAAAACTTGAAAAggaattgatgatgaaaaatgagGAGGCAAGAACTCTAAGTTCAGCAATTAGCTCCAAAGAACAGCTCTTATACGAATCCAATGAAGTCATCAGGCAGCAAGAAACAAAAATTGAAGAGCTTCAacaagacattaaagaaaaagaacATGATTTAGCTGAGTCACTTAACATGACGAAAGCTGAAGAAGAGAGGATAAAAGTTTTGGAGGCAACCCTTGAAAAGCAGACGGTTGAATGGCTACAAGCACAAAAAGAATTGAAGGAACTGACagagcaagcttctcagagcaTTGATGATATGAAGGAGTCTTTTGAGGATTTCCAAAGAGTTAGATCACTTCTCGCTGCTGTAAGACTTGAATTGATATCTTCACAAGAATTTCTTGCTTCCTCTCGCAGAAAAATGGAGGATCAAGCGTATCAGTTTGAGAAACTAGTGGCAGAAATAAATGAACAGAAATCTGTAGTGATGTCATACTCCGAGAATTTGAAAGTTGCTCAAATCGATGTTGAGAACAAGAGATCTGAGTTAACAGCTGCACATGCTCAGTGCAAGGAACTGGAAACACAATTGTCAGTAGAGAAAGAAAATATAGACTGCTTGCAACAGGAGTTGAGCAGAGAAAGAGCTTCCTTGGAACAAAAAACCCAAAAGGTAGCCTTGCTCCAAAATGAGCTCCGAGACAAAGAATTGGCATATAGTGATACTCAAAATCTTCTTCAGGTGAAAGAGTCTGAACTGGTGGAGGCCAGCCTTCAAATCCAACATTTGAAATCTGAGAAGGCTTCTGTTCAGCTCATCTTGCAAGAAAAAGATAATGATTATTTCAATGCTCAGAAGAAGTTAGCTGAGGTTAATCATGATATTGCAGAGTTGAAAAAGTTAATAAACAGCAAAGAACAGCAGCTAATCCAAACCACAACAAGATTAcaggagaaggaagagaaaatTCAAATAATGCAACATGAATTAGATAACACAAAGCTCAAGTACTCAGAAGCTACATCAATTGTACAACGAATAGCCCAACTCACAAATAAGCTGGTTATTTCTGTGAAAGATGAAGAGAGCTGCATTCCCACTCCTGTGGATGAGGGAGGTCTGCTTGGTGATGTGGGGCATGATCCTAGTTTCAGGAAGCAGAAACAGCTTGAGACCGAGCTTGAGATGGTGAAGGAATCACTGAGACAAAAGGAGATGAACTTCCTTGCTTCTCAGAAGGCTTTGACTAGTAAGGAGGAAGAGCTCAGAGCAGTTCTGAAAAGGTCAGATATGCTGGAAAAAGAACTAACGACAATGAAAGAAGGGTTATGGGGAGATGCTGATGGGCTAATGAAACTTTATAGCCTTGCCCAGGAGAGAATTGGGGGCAGAAGTATGGGGGGCTTGGCAATTGAAAGGCTTGAGCTTGAGGTTGCCCAGCTGGAAGCTGAAGCTGCAGCCACTGCTCTCCAGAAGCTTGCAGATATAACCTGTCAGCTCTTGAAAGACACTGACCCAAGTATGGACATGGGCACTGTTATACTGCCAGCAGAAGGTGTGGAGATTGGTGGTGGTTCTGGTACATACCCATATGGAAGAATTAACAGTCTTGAGGAGGCTGAGAGGGAGGTTGCCCATCTTTTTGCTTTGACAGAGCAACTTGTGAACGAGGCTGGAATTAGCATCGCTGAACAGCAGCATTGCACAGACAACTGATCCATAAATCTAATTGATTGCCTTGTTTAGCAAGATGACTCCAATTTTTCTGACTTCCCAACCGATTATAAAAATCTGCATCCAATAAcccttgtttaaaaaaaaaaaaaatcatcataggTCAAAAGTTTCAGCTGGTTTAGAACATTTCATAGGTCCTATCATACTTTCTTCTTTGATACACCCTGTAAATTTTTGAAATGTAAGACTTAAAAATGAACAAAGAATTTCTGAGACAAAGTACTCCAGGTTGGATTTTGGATATCTGATTACTTGCTGCAGCAAAATCCAATGAAATAAAAGGAAGAAAGCTGAAAGTTGCATCAGGTTAACAAGCTTTCCTGGAGCTACAGTCACATGTCAGCCATATCATTCCTCAAAGTTTCATTTAACTGATCCTTTTTTCCTTATAGTGAAATACTCTTGAATAATTGTATAGCGGATTCTACcttttgctgctgctgctgtttttGGTGCTTGTTGCCTTGCCAATTCTTGCTATGCTTTATGATTTATTTGCACAAGTATGTCAATTATTTCAATCCCAATTAACATCTAGTAAAATTTCTTCCAATAAGTTATTTAGTAATCGACTTTCTTTAGGTCAAGCTTTAATTTATTATTGGATTATTGACTGATGAAATTGTGACTGCTTGGCAGACAAGTGCTGAATTCAAGTAGTTTCATGTGTTCAACAATTGTAATCATTGAGCGCCTGATTGAAGGGAGATGCGTGCAAGGCACCTTCTTTCGTTTTGGCCGTCAGTGAACCTCTAGTGTGTACACTGTGAAAGCAACAAAGGTTCGGCAAAGAGGGTGGTAATCCTAAAACAGGAACTTTTGCCAAGGGACACCTGCCAAGATATGCTGACAAAATGTGGGACATATTCTTCTTAccactacttttttttttttgggtagaattCTTACCACTACTTTCAAAGTTCTCAAGGTCCAGATAATGACAGAACTTGCTTGTGACCACCAACTGGCAGCTTACTAAATAAAACCAAATTTTTGAATCAACTAGCCCTTCGCGTATGCTTGCTTATCTGGAAaattaatgaaaagaaaaaaaatattttctgaggataagagaaaaatcaaagcacatctgGAAGTTTTATTTTTGTAGTCTTAGCTTCCTATTGCTTAAATAGCCAGATTTTTCACCCCCTAATTCTTCAGTTTTCTGGTATCTTTTCCAACAAAACAAACATAGCTTTTTTGTATGACTGAAGCCTTTAACAAATTTATCACCGAAAGTGGTACAAGTTAGTTGATggtccaaaaaaataatttttggtacCGACGAGATTGTGCATATAATTTTGCTAATCCGGATCTGTTGTGCACCCTTATTTTGCTTTCCATGATTCTCTCAATATTATGCCATATTATGTATATGAACTTTAAATTAAGAATGGCAAGTTAAAACATGTTTTCCTAGAGCTGGCTGGTGCATACAAGTAAAATCTCTATAAGTACAACCAATGTCCTCTTAATGCGCTATTCTTGGATTATATCCATCTTTTCAAACATTTGTACCTCTTCAGAAAAAATATGCACATAGCATGTACTAAAATATTCACAAGGCTAAATATCTAAGCCCAGGTTTCTACCAAAATGATATGATTATTATCTTTCATAAATACTCCCTTTTGATTTGGAAAAATAATGTGAATTACATGCGGGCAATGTTTTCATAGACATCCACCAAATGCTCTTTAGTCGCATGCATTTTGACTGTAGGGCATAAGGAATGTGGTTGTGCATTAACTAAATTCCTTTTATATATTTGTAGTATGTgccgtttttttttttggtagtagTATGTGCCGTTTGAAAGCCATAAAAGCTTCCAGCTCTCTGTCTTGGATTTATGTAGCTTCATATTAAAAGCTTGTAGTAGGTATAAATATGTGAGGGTGAGCTCTTGCATGATAGTAAAACTGCTATAATGTAATTTGGATATTACAAGCTCTGAAACTTATACTGCACGGATGGGAGTCTCGTACGCCATCCTTTTGAGTCATgcaaatacacatgcatgcacccATGCGGGTGGCTACAAAGTGGTCCAACACTTGATGCATGCACCATAAATCAGTTAGAACTCCATAGTTCTCGGAGGCGTGAAGAGGTGCGTGGTGTCCTAGCGGATCTCATATCCTGTGTACGTCGACAGCACGCCGAGTTGCAAAACCTATATACACGTGCCATAATATGGTCCTCTATCATCCGACGTGGCTCAACCAGCGATCTAACTTCTTGGAAACAATGCCTTGGGTGGTTCTATTTTCGCACACAACTAAATCCCCGATTCAAAAGCCATGGTCATTGATAAACGCATTCTAAAATGGCTTTCTACCCATTAACTTTATACagtatttgattcataattaaaatcaaaattaaaataaaaattaaaataaattaaatttaaaaatcaaataatcaaatcTTGATTTATGaacaaaatcaatattttaataaaaatttaaattttttaaaaaatttaaataaattatatatatttcatTCGATTCTGAAATCAAAAACGAAATAATATTCCTCTACAACCAGATTAAAAATCATTCACTTACATTGGGATTTCAAACTCAACTATCTTCAACCAAACATCCCGTGAATCTTactggggcaaaaaaaaaaaaaaaatcccgtgAATGCTTTCCCTGGCGACTACAAAAGATCTCATTCGAAGCTGATAATTTGTAAAAGGACGTACATGCCCTGATAGTCCGATACCTTATTTAATTACCTAAAAATGTTTATTTATTTAGTGATGACGTGACATTTCCTATAACGTACTccagaggaggagagagagagagagccagaaAGAaggaatataataatataataaaatacagAAATAAGGGTATTTATATCCTTCCCCGAGTAATAATAGCGTAGGATAGTGTGGCAAGACCCAAACGCCCACCGAGGGCAACAAAGGGTCGAACGTCCTCCTCCGCTCCCCCGGGAGCTCTCGTAGAAACGCCGAGTCCTCCACTCCCTCTTCTTCCCTCCCTTCCTTCTCTTAGAAGAATTCCTACCTATCTAACTCCTCGACCTCGCCTTCTTCTTGATGGGCTTGTTCGATTGTTAATTTCTTTCTGCGgatcttttaatttattttgtttaTGTTTTAGTATTTTGTCAATCAATTCGTCGACATCGCTTGGAAGGGTTCGGAAAGGGAAAGAATCTGCTTTAGGTGAGGCAAATTTGCTGTGCCGTTGTGTTATTTGTTGGATTGGGTGAGTTTCTGCATCTAGATTTGAATCCGATGAACTAACGATCCATGCTGGTAGAATTCTTTTCTTTGTttgcttttttattttattctttattctTTTGGTTGTGATGATCTGATAGAATTCGATCTGTTGCCGATTTATGT
Above is a genomic segment from Elaeis guineensis isolate ETL-2024a chromosome 1, EG11, whole genome shotgun sequence containing:
- the LOC105033456 gene encoding uncharacterized protein, yielding MTYSASLRGNLPTTLSPYCSSHHYHLTLNQKQRFLVSLKAQKKINCRPLIIRSALKKLQSDVSNGDNGATEPARVLLERLFTKTQKLEEMVNRDSSLSDDAELNMNLEILESDLQAALSVLRKKEEDLQDAERRVLVEQTKLNLTKQDLERQEEEITTAFDKQLQMEEDLKKANSDLASQASQIGDLKLLVEEQGVKIASLQVSLSQKEDLLEKLEKELMMKNEEARTLSSAISSKEQLLYESNEVIRQQETKIEELQQDIKEKEHDLAESLNMTKAEEERIKVLEATLEKQTVEWLQAQKELKELTEQASQSIDDMKESFEDFQRVRSLLAAVRLELISSQEFLASSRRKMEDQAYQFEKLVAEINEQKSVVMSYSENLKVAQIDVENKRSELTAAHAQCKELETQLSVEKENIDCLQQELSRERASLEQKTQKVALLQNELRDKELAYSDTQNLLQVKESELVEASLQIQHLKSEKASVQLILQEKDNDYFNAQKKLAEVNHDIAELKKLINSKEQQLIQTTTRLQEKEEKIQIMQHELDNTKLKYSEATSIVQRIAQLTNKLVISVKDEESCIPTPVDEGGLLGDVGHDPSFRKQKQLETELEMVKESLRQKEMNFLASQKALTSKEEELRAVLKRSDMLEKELTTMKEGLWGDADGLMKLYSLAQERIGGRSMGGLAIERLELEVAQLEAEAAATALQKLADITCQLLKDTDPSMDMGTVILPAEGVEIGGGSGTYPYGRINSLEEAEREVAHLFALTEQLVNEAGISIAEQQHCTDN